In Candidatus Sedimenticola sp. (ex Thyasira tokunagai), the following proteins share a genomic window:
- a CDS encoding Lrp/AsnC family transcriptional regulator, whose protein sequence is MKRELDRLDRRILNQLQRDNRISNQALAEQVGLSPPACLRRVKLLRESGIIEQEVALLNPEAVGRLINIIVEVEMERDHRDLLDQFQKVVEQSPEVSQCYAVTGEVDFILVVSVADMQAYEAFTQRVLHSQPNLRKFRSLISLRRIKFDTAIEL, encoded by the coding sequence ATGAAACGAGAACTTGACCGCCTGGATCGTCGCATACTCAATCAGTTGCAGCGCGACAACAGGATCAGCAATCAGGCACTGGCTGAGCAGGTGGGACTGTCACCCCCCGCCTGTCTGCGAAGAGTCAAACTGCTGCGTGAATCGGGTATCATCGAGCAGGAAGTTGCGCTGCTCAATCCAGAAGCCGTGGGCCGGTTGATCAATATCATCGTTGAAGTGGAGATGGAGCGTGATCACCGGGATCTACTCGACCAGTTCCAAAAAGTGGTAGAGCAGTCACCGGAGGTGAGTCAGTGCTACGCTGTAACCGGTGAAGTGGACTTTATTCTTGTGGTCTCGGTTGCTGACATGCAGGCCTACGAAGCGTTCACCCAACGGGTACTGCACAGCCAGCCCAACCTGCGTAAGTTCCGCAGCCTCATATCCCTTAGACGGATTAAATTCGATACCGCCATCGAACTTTGA
- a CDS encoding HAMP domain-containing methyl-accepting chemotaxis protein — protein MVLQRFSVTKKSGMSGLLLIFGITVFLLVGACFVAFGFILPSQVSSSLENEINNRLLPDVRTAVERSNSAIKVEIDAKREATLARVKKSFAAQNESKGKALIKTLMPLVENYDFDTAIHVLLDVVDSDSTIAGIRYRLQADDKLDTIGDISSGGLLSFRTIEKSSFADVEINLLVTPVQLMQAEEEEKSSFAKIEQHMKDENQVLEERILEDAQAMQANTVSEMRERVWLLSAVGVALLVGITLLVMYRMVIVPLERTKRHLLNVADGDLAQDFDYQSDNELGEMAGAMNTMVKNLRRISAEIDGSVGTLTNHSDSLNRDANGVAQGARDQAVQATQAASAITELSASFNDVARSSSGASDSAESATEQAQSGYAIVSETASGMNAIATTVSDSSALISELNSRSDEIGKVVNVINGIAEQTNLLALNAAIEAARAGEQGRGFAVVADEVRTLAGRTSEATREISQMVEMIQVDTRKSVESMTSVSDQVDNGVQQAKKALAAMDEIVRSSEDSMQMAASIATAVEQQSVTANEVAGNVDGMAIVIRETESASISMLNAAQELAQLGAELKKTISWFQVNGKKVNSDNS, from the coding sequence ATGGTGTTACAACGCTTTTCGGTTACCAAAAAAAGCGGCATGAGTGGCCTATTGCTGATCTTTGGCATAACGGTCTTTCTGCTGGTGGGAGCGTGTTTTGTCGCTTTCGGTTTTATCTTGCCGTCTCAAGTCAGCTCCTCCCTGGAAAATGAGATAAATAACCGTTTGTTGCCGGATGTCCGTACTGCCGTTGAACGTTCCAACAGTGCCATCAAAGTGGAAATTGATGCAAAACGGGAAGCCACTCTCGCTCGAGTTAAAAAGTCTTTTGCCGCGCAGAACGAGTCCAAGGGTAAGGCTTTGATCAAGACCCTCATGCCGCTGGTTGAAAACTACGACTTCGATACTGCCATACATGTATTGCTAGACGTTGTCGATTCAGACAGCACCATTGCGGGCATTCGTTACCGTCTGCAAGCTGATGATAAGCTCGATACGATTGGTGACATCTCATCTGGAGGGCTACTCTCATTCAGGACGATAGAGAAGAGTAGTTTTGCCGACGTAGAGATCAATCTACTGGTAACCCCTGTTCAGTTGATGCAGGCGGAAGAGGAGGAAAAAAGTTCATTTGCCAAGATAGAACAACATATGAAGGATGAGAATCAGGTACTGGAGGAACGTATCCTGGAAGATGCGCAAGCCATGCAAGCCAACACGGTGTCTGAGATGCGTGAGCGTGTTTGGCTGTTGTCTGCGGTGGGCGTAGCACTGTTGGTGGGGATTACCCTACTGGTGATGTACAGAATGGTGATCGTACCACTGGAAAGGACTAAGCGACATCTGCTGAATGTTGCTGATGGTGACCTGGCCCAGGACTTTGATTATCAGAGTGATAATGAACTGGGCGAGATGGCCGGTGCAATGAACACAATGGTAAAAAATCTGCGACGCATCTCTGCCGAGATTGACGGCTCAGTGGGAACACTGACCAATCACTCCGACAGTCTGAACCGCGATGCCAACGGAGTGGCACAGGGGGCGCGAGATCAGGCTGTCCAGGCGACGCAGGCCGCGTCTGCCATCACTGAATTATCAGCATCTTTCAATGATGTGGCGCGCAGTAGTAGTGGCGCTTCTGATTCTGCCGAATCAGCTACTGAACAGGCCCAATCCGGCTATGCTATCGTCTCGGAAACGGCGAGTGGTATGAATGCCATAGCAACAACAGTGTCTGATTCTTCTGCACTGATAAGCGAACTGAACAGCCGTAGTGATGAGATTGGAAAAGTTGTCAATGTGATCAATGGAATTGCCGAGCAGACTAATCTGTTGGCACTTAATGCGGCTATCGAGGCGGCGCGTGCTGGTGAACAGGGCCGTGGATTTGCTGTGGTTGCTGACGAGGTTCGGACTCTTGCCGGCCGTACTAGTGAGGCGACACGTGAGATTTCCCAGATGGTTGAGATGATCCAGGTCGATACCAGAAAATCTGTAGAGAGTATGACCTCAGTGAGCGATCAGGTTGATAACGGAGTGCAACAGGCCAAAAAGGCGCTGGCAGCCATGGATGAAATCGTCCGGTCTTCGGAAGATAGCATGCAGATGGCGGCATCCATCGCTACTGCTGTGGAACAACAATCGGTCACCGCTAATGAAGTTGCCGGCAACGTGGACGGCATGGCTATAGTTATTCGGGAAACCGAAAGCGCCAGTATATCGATGCTGAATGCAGCTCAGGAGCTTGCACAGCTCGGTGCCGAGCTCAAAAAGACCATCTCATGGTTTCAGGTCAATGGAAAAAAGGTGAATTCTGATAACTCATGA
- the rarD gene encoding EamA family transporter RarD: MNYSFQTSDPHHIGVLAAVAAFLIWGFSPLYFRAVDAATAAEVLAHRVVWSLLFSLVLIVIAGEMRNWLRILLNGRMLLVLATSALLVTVNWYGFIWAVTHEMALEASMGYYIMPIFMVLLGRIFLDERLNRNQWISFGLVVLGVLNQLYSMQQLPWLALMLATSFGLYSLVRKKAPVDPLVGLATECLLLTPIALGYLLFLMHNEHLVFTSKGIGFDLLLAGTVLVTALPLILFAFSAKRLRLGTVGLLQYINPTCQFILALFLFGEPFSQHHLHTFLLIWSGLALFSIDSHYRLKKLR, translated from the coding sequence ATGAACTACTCTTTCCAGACATCCGATCCACACCATATCGGTGTGCTCGCCGCTGTGGCGGCATTTCTTATCTGGGGTTTCTCCCCCCTCTATTTTCGTGCTGTTGATGCCGCCACTGCCGCTGAGGTGCTGGCCCATCGTGTCGTCTGGTCACTGCTCTTCTCTCTGGTGCTGATTGTTATTGCAGGAGAGATGCGAAACTGGCTGCGTATCCTGCTAAATGGGCGCATGCTTTTGGTGCTTGCGACTAGTGCGCTGCTGGTCACTGTTAACTGGTATGGATTTATTTGGGCGGTAACCCATGAAATGGCATTGGAAGCGAGCATGGGCTACTACATCATGCCCATCTTTATGGTGCTGCTTGGCCGCATCTTTCTTGATGAGCGACTCAACCGTAACCAGTGGATATCTTTTGGCCTGGTTGTCCTGGGAGTGCTAAATCAGCTCTACAGTATGCAACAGCTGCCATGGCTCGCCCTGATGCTGGCCACTAGCTTCGGCCTCTACAGCCTGGTACGGAAAAAAGCCCCTGTCGATCCACTGGTAGGACTGGCCACAGAGTGTCTATTGCTTACACCCATTGCCCTCGGTTATCTGCTCTTTCTTATGCACAACGAGCATCTGGTATTTACCAGCAAGGGTATCGGCTTTGACCTACTATTGGCCGGCACCGTCCTGGTCACCGCCCTACCCCTGATCCTATTCGCCTTTTCCGCCAAGCGGTTACGCCTTGGCACCGTTGGGCTGCTTCAATACATCAATCCTACATGCCAGTTTATACTGGCGCTGTTTCTCTTTGGTGAGCCCTTCTCACAGCATCACCTTCACACCTTCTTGTTGATCTGGTCAGGGCTAGCGCTCTTCTCAATCGACTCTCACTACAGACTGAAAAAGTTAAGATGA